The following coding sequences are from one Salvia hispanica cultivar TCC Black 2014 chromosome 3, UniMelb_Shisp_WGS_1.0, whole genome shotgun sequence window:
- the LOC125214810 gene encoding protein transport protein Sec24A, with protein sequence MSVRQTMTRFPLNPAEQEACGVPWGMTVAPFAALDENGVAPVYGSNGELLPRCENCWAYYNTYCELDQWSWDCSLCGTTNGLSTQSIAQYSSPNSCAENISSFIDLELPQEGSEEMKARPVYVAAVDLSSSEEFLELTKSALLAALEALGPGSLFGLATFSHKIGLYDVQGPIPVVKNVFIHPESLENLTVELEDVMPLFSFLAPVDTCKDLIASALETLKPTTSWERTTAAGQGVDGVLLGGRGFGVAMEALLKYLGSEYGNTYALARVFAFLSGPPDYGLGQLDTRRYGEQYASKGEDADRALLPEQTPFYRDLAAVAVQAGVCVDLFAVTNEYTDLASLKFLSIESGGSLFLYSSTDDSTLPQDMYRMLSRPYAFNCVLRVRASSEFKIDHSYGHFFPDPEYENVQHIICCDSFATYAYDFDFLGDTGFSLHSKERPTLQIAFQYSVVVPPNELSGSSSGTSKRDTYSLQRRLRIRTVQFEAARNINEIYDTVDPEVILSILVHEVILSSLEQGIREARILLHEWLVNLVAQYNDAFKLFEHGRGSLTTSRVDVAFSQCPQLQSLPRLIFALLRNPLLRFHEEGVHPDYRIYLQCLFSALEPSSLSRAIYPSLVSYESPEKQAFPRHSLSRAALITSGSPIFFLDAFTMLIVFYSSTADASLPFPPPQDCLLRRNINKLKQERSITPKLIFIRGGKDDATVFENYLIEEQDVEGSGFTSVMGFVSFLDEINQDVLEYINKPNGK encoded by the exons ATGTCCGTCCGCCAGACGATGACCCGCTTCCCGCTCAACCCGGCGGAGCAGGAGGCGTGCGGCGTTCCGTGGGGCATGACGGTGGCGCCGTTCGCCGCCTTGGACGAGAACGGCGTCGCGCCGGTCTACGGATCCAACGGTGAGCTGCTGCCGCGATGCGAGAATTGCTGGGCCTACTACAACACCTACTGCGAGCTGGATCAGTGGTCGTGGGACTGCTCCCTCTGCGGCACCACCAACGGCCTCTCCACGCAGTCCATCGCCCAATACTCGTCGCCAAATTCCTGCGCCGAGAATATCTCCTCCTTCATCGACCTCGAATTACCTC AGGAAGGATCCGAAGAAATGAAGGCAAGGCCAGTGTATGTTGCTGCTGTTGACCTCTCTT CATCAGAAGAGTTTCTGGAACTAACTAAAAGTGCTCTTTTAGCAGCATTGGAAG CACTGGGGCCCGGGTCACTTTTTGGTCTTGCTACATTCAGCCATAAAATAGGCTTGTATGATGTTCAAGGGCCCATTCCTGTAGTCAAGAATGTCTTTATTCACCCAGAGTCTCTTGAAAACCTAACAGTGGAGCTTGAGGATGTTATGCCACTGTTTTCATTTCTGGCTCCA GTGGACACTTGCAAAGACCTTATTGCATCTGCCCTTGAAACTCTAAAACCAACAACTTCCTGGGAACGGACTACAGCTGCTGGTCAAGGAGTAGATGGTGTTTTACTTGGTGGGCGAGGATTTGGGGTTGCAATGGAAGCTCTGCTCAAGTATCTTGGATCAGAGTATGGGAATACATATGCGCTGG CCAGAGTTTTTGCCTTTCTATCGGGTCCTCCGGATTATGGTCTTGGCCAGCTAGACACCAGACGATACGGTGAACAGTATGCTAGTAAAGGAGAGGACGCTGATCGTGCTTTACTCCCTGAGCAGACTCCATTTTATAGAGATTTG GCTGCTGTTGCTGTTCAAGCCGGTGTATGTGTGGATCTATTTGCTGTTACAAATGAATATACTGATCTAGCATCTTTGAAGTTTCTAAGCATTGAGAGTGGAGGCTCTTTGTTTCTATATTCAAGTACTGATGATTCAACACTTCCTCAAGATAT GTACCGTATGTTAAGTAGACCATATGCTTTCAATTGTGTTCTCCGTGTCAGGGCATCATCTGAATTTAAGATTGACCATTCA TATGGGCACTTCTTCCCAGACCCGGAGTATGAAAATGTTCAGCACATCATCTGCTGCGACTCTTTTGCCACATATGCCTATGACTTTGATTTTCTGGGTGATACTGGATTTTCACT GCACAGCAAAGAGCGCCCAACATTACAGATTGCATTTCAATACTCAGTGGTTGTGCCTCCAAATGAACTGTCAGGGTCAAGTTCAGGAACTTCAAAGAG AGATACATATTCCCTGCAAAGGAGACTGAGGATTAGAACTGTACAATTTGAAGCTGCTCGCAATATCAACGAGATTTATGATACTGTGGATCCTGAAGTCATTCTCTCCATACTTGTTCACGAG GTGATTTTGTCTTCGCTAGAGCAAGGAATTCGGGAGGCTAGGATTTTACTGCATGAGTGGCTTGTAAATCTTGTCGCTCAGTATAATGATGCTTTCAAGCTTTTTGAACATGGAAGAGGAAGTTTAACAACTTCCCGTGTTGATGTTGCCTTCAGCCAATGCCCTCAGCTGCAATCTTTACCCCGCTTAATTTTTGCTTTGCTACGGAATCCTCTTCTTCGGTTTCATGAAGAAGGTGTTCATCCAGACTATCGGATATATCTTCAGTGTTTGTTCAG TGCCCTGGAACCTTCTTCACTTAGCCGTGCTATATATCCTTCATTGGTGTCGTATGAATCTCCAGAAAAACAAGCATTCCCTCGCCATTCCCTGAGCCGTGCTGCACTAATAACAAGTGGCAGCCCAATTTTTTTCCTCGATGCTTTCACAATGCTCATTGTGTTCTATTCCTCCACAGCTGACGCTTCCCTTCCTTTCCCTCCGCCCCAGGATT GCCTTTTGAGAAGAAACATCAACAAACTGAAGCAAGAGCGGAGTATTACTCCTAAACTGATTTTTATAAGAGGGGGGAAGGACGATGCAACGGTTTTCGAGAACTATCTTATCGAGGAACAGGACGTGGAAGGAAGTGGGTTCACTAGTGTTATGGGTTTCGTCTCCTTCCTCGACGAGATCAACCAAGATGTGCTAGAATACATCAACAAACCAAATGGTAAATAG